One stretch of Glandiceps talaboti chromosome 7, keGlaTala1.1, whole genome shotgun sequence DNA includes these proteins:
- the LOC144437988 gene encoding uncharacterized protein LOC144437988, which produces MAVSRAVFITNIGSLSKKKLEDFVRLNSEPNAKFNILLHDTDNSIGALLLFDEADDATVFLSRSRGNLFQVSTTSKQAKLKTELCQNVFIHVTAIFSPWITAIKDRLSNHLPKNCAFKNLTMKGTVDEISNFEIYLQKLPKILGLKTPGYDSCSIQHCFWMSGLTNHPLAKLKVDILSSNIGSVLDIYMEEQDRGAIILMKDDGNPERVKHLLRNLYKTQSIELSSCQKIFQSFIACGSPWLAVDINKTQRLVKKAKAESKDGNLEFQCDSLDIASDLQSLFVNEYICELKDATSLALDKPINSPEKMGGGGGGGGGGGAPAAASPDIDQSLVVNNVSANSYQNSNADTTDSNTNAKNCNKNANKETGKDEKSEKLFTVQMERDIVEYISKAQSRRLKTIESKHNVTIEKKDDMFVVMASKSGSKPPAMSNAKEEVEELLREVTQQMYPDNVIDATEIDVSVGTIKSVIDKVNSEEQFVYIKNDLNHFGIIVYGEKQHVKNAKAKIRRYCKDRVSDSKLLKAPSKVSTRKPSPTQKQSKNTSTSPSTSVGKNTSSYGSSSHKTMAHGSKPKQNTHDELQQLLKKKYYSVFTDEGIEVILKYGDITREKVGAIVNAANSTLEHGGGVAKAIARAGGTSIQTESWQWVKERGPLEVSGIAVTSAGHLPCHHVIHAYGPDKKVHGSGMVPEGLLHRTAINVLECANDELKVRSVAIPAISSGVYGMPREDCAGAMYRAVSDFSKEYSSRRRCIIERVVFVNIDDKTNASFITVFHHETMKKVHGDDKATDTSKDPSGAQKWSTVPSDVASSPAGMGDCDICCIKDISLTKMNCCGHPICRQCTSKHFTVSPKCPFCQAFVSDTRGDQPKGGRMDDWEERTSLVGFPGCGTIVIEYYIPDGVQTDNHPNPGKPYFGTNRKAYLPDNDEGREVLVLLRKAFSKGLIFTVGISATTGRDNSVVWNDVHHKTSRTGGETMYGYPDPTYLKRVKQELASKGIK; this is translated from the exons ATGGCTGTATCTAGAGCCGTTTTTATCACGAATATTGGAAGTCTGTCGAAAAAGAAACTTGAAGATTTCGTAAGACTAAACTCTGAACCCAATGCAAAGTTCAACATTTTGTTACATGATACGGACAACTCCATTGGTGCGCTTCTATTGTTTGACGAAGCTGATG ATGCAACAGTGTTCCTTTCTCGAAGTCGAGgtaatttatttcaagtgaGCACTACTAGTAAACAGGCCAAATTAAAGACTGAACTTTGTCaaaat GTTTTTATTCACGTCACAGCTATATTTTCCCCATGGATAACAGCAATTAAGGATCGTCTGTCCAATCATCTCCCTAAAAACTGTGCTTTTAAAAACTTGACGATGAAAGGAACGGTGGACGAAATCTCGAATTTCGAAATATACCTACAAAAACTCCCAAAAATATTGGGCTTGAAAACACCGG GTTATGACAGCTGTTCAATTCAACATTGTTTTTGGATGTCTGGACTGACAAACCATCCCTTGGCAAAGTTAAAAGTTGATATTCTTAGTAGCAACATTGGTAGTGTCCTTGATATATACATGGAGGAACAAGACAGAGGGGCAATTATTCTCATGAAAGATGATGGAA ACCCAGAACGGGTGAAGCATTTGTTAAGAAACCTATACAAAACACAATCGATTGAGCTTTCGTCGTGCCAGAAG atttttcaatcattcattGCCTGTGGATCGCCATGGCTGGCTGTGGATATCAACAAGACGCAAAGATTGGTAAAGAAGGCAAAAGCAGAGAGTAAGGATGGAAATCTTGAGTTTCAATGCGACAGTTTGGATATCGCCAGTGATCTTCAATCATTATTCGTAAATGAGTACATCTGTGAACTCAAAGACGCAACAAGCCTGGCACTGGATAAACCTATCAATAGTCCAGAAAAaatgggtggtggtggtggtggtggtggtggtggtggtgctccTGCAGCAGCTTCTCCAGACATTGATCAGAGCCTAGTGGTAAATAATGTCTCAGCAAATTCCTATCAAAACAGTAATGCCGACACCACAGACTCAAACACTAATGCCAAAAACTGTAATAAGAATGCAAATAAGGAAACAGGAAAAGACGAAAAAAGTGAGAAATTATTTACAGTTCAGATGGAACGAGACATCGTTGAATACATATCAAAAGCGCAGTCGCGTAGGTTGAAAACAATAGAGTCAAAACACAACGTCACCATCGAGAAGAAAGACGATATGTTCGTTGTCATGGCGAGCAAATCTGGAAGTAAACCCCCAGCCATGTCGAATGCAAAGGAAGAAGTTGAAGAACTCCTTAGAGAAGTAACACAGCAGATGTACCCAGATAATGTAATAGATGCCACAGAGATAGATGTGTCTGTAGGGACAATAAAATCGGTTATTGACAAAGTCAACAGCGAGgaacaatttgtttacattaaGAACGATTTGAACCATTTTGGGATTATTGTATATGGCGAAAAACAACATGTCAAAAATGCAAAGGCTAAAATCAGGAGGTATTGCAAAGACAGAGTGAGTGATTCAAAATTACTAAAAGCCCCTTCAAAGGTTTCAACCAGAAAACCATCACCTACGCAAAAACAGAGCAAAAACACAAGTACCTCACCTAGCACATCTGTTGGGAAGAATACATCAAGCTATGGGTCATCTTCCCACAAGACTATGGCGCATGGATCGAAGCCAAAACAAAATACCCACGATGAATTACAGCAACTTCTCAAGAAAAAGTACTACAGCGTTTTCACCGATGAAGGCATTGAAGTGATATTGAAATATGGTGACATCACTAGAGAAAAAGTTGGTGCGATCGTGAATGCCGCCAACAGTACGTTAGAACACGGCGGGGGAGTCGCAAAGGCGATTGCAAGAGCAGGTGGAACGTCTATTCAAACGGAATCCTGGCAATGGGTTAAGGAGCGTGGCCCATTGGAAGTTTCTGGGATAGCTGTTACGTCGGCTGGTCATTTACCCTGTCACCATGTCATCCACGCCTATGGACCTGACAAGAAGGTCCATGGCAGTGGTATGGTCCCAGAAGGTCTTCTACATCGCACTGCAATTAATGTGTTGGAGTGTGCAAACGACGAGTTGAAGGTCAGATCAGTTGCCATTCCAGCTATCAGCTCAG GGGTGTATGGAATGCCAAGGGAAGACTGTGCAGGGGCAATGTATCGGGCAGTGAGTGATTTCTCTAAAGAGTACTCATCCAGACGTAGGTGCATCATCGAGAGAGTAGTGTTTGTGAATATAGATGACAAGACGAATGCATCATTCATCACCGTGTTCCACCATGAAACAATGAAGAAGGTGCATGGCGATGACAAGGCGACCGACACGTCGAAAGACCCATCCGGAGCTCAGAAATGGAGCACGGTTCCGAGCGACGTCGCCAGCAGTCCTGCCGGAATGGGAGATTGTGATATATGCTGCATTAAAGACATTTCACTGACTAAAATGAACTGTTGTGGTCATCCAATCTGTAGACAGTGTACGAGTAAACACTTCACCGTGTCACCCAAGTGTCCATTCTGCCAGGCGTTCGTTAGTGACACGCGTGGTGACCAACCTAAAGGCGGTCGCATGGACGACTGGGAAGAAAGGACATCATTAGTTGGTTTTCCTGGATGTGGAACTATTGTAATTGAATACTATATTCCAGACGGAGTACAAACT GATAATCATCCGAATCCGGGAAAGCCTTACTTTGGAACAAATAGGAAAGCATACTTACCAGACAACGATGAGGGCAGAGAAGTTCTTGTTCTATTGAGGAAGGCATTCAGCAAAGGACTGATTTTCACAGTTGGCATATCTGCAACAACTGGAAGGGACAACAGCGTTGTTTGGAATGATGTTCACCACAAAACTAGCAGAACAGGGGGTGAAACTAT gtATGGATACCCAGATCCAACTTATTTGAAACGAGTGAAGCAGGAACTGGCATCAAAAGGCATTAAGTAA